One Ricinus communis isolate WT05 ecotype wild-type chromosome 2, ASM1957865v1, whole genome shotgun sequence DNA segment encodes these proteins:
- the LOC8268405 gene encoding AP-4 complex subunit mu isoform X1, translating to MISQFFVLSQRGDNIVFRDYRGEVPKGSAEIFFRKVKFWKEDGQEEAPPVFNVDGVNYFHVKVVGLLFVATTRVNVSPSLVLELLQRIARVIKDYLGILNEDSLRKNFVLVYELLDEVIDFGYVQTTSTEVLKSYVFNEPIVVDVGRLQPMNPAAIFMQGTKRMPGTAVTKSVVANEPGGRKREEIFVDIIEKISVTFSSSGYILTSEIDGTIQMKSYLSGNPEIRLALNEDLGIGRGSGRSVYDYRSSSGSGAVILDDCNFHESVRLDNFDLDRTLTLVPPDGEFPVMNYRMTQEFKPPFRINTLIEEAGALKAEVILKISAEFPSSITANTINIQMSLPKYTTRATFELEPGVFGQTADFKEANKKLEWGLKKIVGGSEHTLRAKLTFSQELHGNITKEAGPVSMTFTIPMYNASRLQVKYLQIAKKSNTYNPYRWVRYVTQANSYVARI from the exons ATGATCTCTCAATTCTTCGTTCTCTCTCAAAGAGGCGATAATATTGTCTTTCGCGACT ATCGCGGTGAAGTACCCAAAGGAAGTGCTGAGATATTTTTTCGGAAAGTGAAGTTTTGGAAGGAAGATGGACAAGAAGAGGCGCCACCTGTCTTT AATGTCGATGGGGTGAACTACTTTCATGTTAAGGTTGTTGGATTATTATTTGTTGCAACAACAAGAGTTAATGTGTCACCTTCTCTGGTGTTGGAACTCTTACAAAGGATTGCACGTGTCATCAAAGATTACCTTGGAATTCTCAATGAAGATTCTTTGCGCAAAAACTTTGTGCTTGTCTATGAATTGCTTGATGAAGTGATA GATTTTGGTTATGTACAGACAACTTCCACTGAAGTGTTAAAGTCCTATGTATTTAATGAGCCAATTGTAGTTGATGTTGGACGTTTGCAACCTATGAACCCTGCTGCCATTTTTATG CAAGGGACCAAAAGGATGCCAGGTACAGCTGTAACAAAATCTGTTGTAGCAAATGAGCCTGGAGGTAGAAAGAGGGAGGAAATATTTGTGGATATAATCGAGAAAATCAGTGTCACATTTAGCTCTAGT GGCTATATACTGACATCTGAAATTGATGGCACCATCCAAATGAAGAGCTATCTTTCTGGAAATCCAGAAATTCGATTAGCCCTTAACGAGGACCTGGGGATTGGAAGAGGTAGTGGGAGATCGGTATATG ATTATAGGAGTTCATCTGGATCAGGAGCAGTGATACTTGATGATTGTAATTTCCATGAATCTGTACGTCTTGATAATTTTGATCTGGATAGAACTTTGACTCTG GTACCTCCAGATGGTGAATTTCCTGTCATGAATTATCGTATGACCCAGGAATTCAAACCTCCTTTTCGCATTAATACCTTGATTGAGGAAGCAGGAGCCCTTAAG GCTGAAGTGATTCTTAAAATATCAGCTGAGTTTCCCTCGAGCATTACTGCAAACACAATTAACATTCAGATGTCATTGCCTAAATATACTACTAG GGCTACTTTTGAGTTGGAACCTGGAGTATTTGGGCAAACAGCAGATTTCAAGGAAGCAAATAAGAAGCTTGAGTGGGGATTAAAGAAG ATTGTTGGTGGATCTGAACATACATTACGTGCAAAGCTGACTTTTTCACAGGAATTGCATG GCAATATCACAAAGGAGGCTGGACCTGTCAGCATGACATTCACAATACCAATGTACAATGCTTCTAGGCTTCAG GTGAAGTACTTGCAGATTGCGAAGAAGTCGAACACCTATAATCCGTATCGATGGGTGAGATATGTTACTCAGGCCAATTCTTATGTTGCTCGGATATGA
- the LOC8268405 gene encoding AP-4 complex subunit mu isoform X2: MISQFFVLSQRGDNIVFRDYRGEVPKGSAEIFFRKVKFWKEDGQEEAPPVFNVDGVNYFHVKVVGLLFVATTRVNVSPSLVLELLQRIARVIKDYLGILNEDSLRKNFVLVYELLDEVIDFGYVQTTSTEVLKSYVFNEPIVVDVGRLQPMNPAAIFMQGTKRMPGTAVTKSVVANEPGGRKREEIFVDIIEKISVTFSSSGYILTSEIDGTIQMKSYLSGNPEIRLALNEDLGIGRGSGRSVYDYRSSSGSGAVILDDCNFHESVRLDNFDLDRTLTLVPPDGEFPVMNYRMTQEFKPPFRINTLIEEAGALKAEVILKISAEFPSSITANTINIQMSLPKYTTRATFELEPGVFGQTADFKEANKKLEWGLKKIVGGSEHTLRAKLTFSQELHGNITKEAGPVSMTFTIPMYNASRLQELILHGAYN; encoded by the exons ATGATCTCTCAATTCTTCGTTCTCTCTCAAAGAGGCGATAATATTGTCTTTCGCGACT ATCGCGGTGAAGTACCCAAAGGAAGTGCTGAGATATTTTTTCGGAAAGTGAAGTTTTGGAAGGAAGATGGACAAGAAGAGGCGCCACCTGTCTTT AATGTCGATGGGGTGAACTACTTTCATGTTAAGGTTGTTGGATTATTATTTGTTGCAACAACAAGAGTTAATGTGTCACCTTCTCTGGTGTTGGAACTCTTACAAAGGATTGCACGTGTCATCAAAGATTACCTTGGAATTCTCAATGAAGATTCTTTGCGCAAAAACTTTGTGCTTGTCTATGAATTGCTTGATGAAGTGATA GATTTTGGTTATGTACAGACAACTTCCACTGAAGTGTTAAAGTCCTATGTATTTAATGAGCCAATTGTAGTTGATGTTGGACGTTTGCAACCTATGAACCCTGCTGCCATTTTTATG CAAGGGACCAAAAGGATGCCAGGTACAGCTGTAACAAAATCTGTTGTAGCAAATGAGCCTGGAGGTAGAAAGAGGGAGGAAATATTTGTGGATATAATCGAGAAAATCAGTGTCACATTTAGCTCTAGT GGCTATATACTGACATCTGAAATTGATGGCACCATCCAAATGAAGAGCTATCTTTCTGGAAATCCAGAAATTCGATTAGCCCTTAACGAGGACCTGGGGATTGGAAGAGGTAGTGGGAGATCGGTATATG ATTATAGGAGTTCATCTGGATCAGGAGCAGTGATACTTGATGATTGTAATTTCCATGAATCTGTACGTCTTGATAATTTTGATCTGGATAGAACTTTGACTCTG GTACCTCCAGATGGTGAATTTCCTGTCATGAATTATCGTATGACCCAGGAATTCAAACCTCCTTTTCGCATTAATACCTTGATTGAGGAAGCAGGAGCCCTTAAG GCTGAAGTGATTCTTAAAATATCAGCTGAGTTTCCCTCGAGCATTACTGCAAACACAATTAACATTCAGATGTCATTGCCTAAATATACTACTAG GGCTACTTTTGAGTTGGAACCTGGAGTATTTGGGCAAACAGCAGATTTCAAGGAAGCAAATAAGAAGCTTGAGTGGGGATTAAAGAAG ATTGTTGGTGGATCTGAACATACATTACGTGCAAAGCTGACTTTTTCACAGGAATTGCATG GCAATATCACAAAGGAGGCTGGACCTGTCAGCATGACATTCACAATACCAATGTACAATGCTTCTAGGCTTCAG GAGCTAATTTTACATGGAGCGTATAACTGA